The region CAATCTATTTTTCACATAATATCAGGATATTGCATTTAGGAAATGTCAATATTGTTATCAACACTGGATCCATACAAAATTCAGTTGAGGAATATAACTGAAGTCACCATATTTACTTTGCTGGGTTTTACGGGTGATTTTGAGCTACAAGTATAtctctttttactatttcttGCAATCTATATTTTTACTCTGGTGGGAAATTTGGGACTGGTTCTATTAGTCATGGCAGATGCCCGGCTCCACAACCCCATGTACTATTTTCTGAGTGTGTTATCTTTCTTagatgcctgttcttcttcagttGTCACCCCAAAAATGTTAGTCAATTTCCTGGCAGAGAATAAAGCCATTTCATTTACTGGATGTGCAACACAGATGCTGCTCTTTATCACTTTTGGGACCACAGAATCCTTTCTTTTGGCAGCAATGGCATATGATCGCTATGTAGCAATCTACAACCCACTTCTCTATTCAGTTAACATGTCACGCAGGGTCTATGTGTCACTCATCATTGCTTCTTATCTTTGTGGTATTTCACATGCTACTTTACACACAGTAGCAACTTTTAGCCTCTCCTTCTGTGCATCCAATGAAATTAGACACATCTTTTGTGATATCCCTCCACTCCTTGCTATCTCCTGTTCTGACACTCTTATCAACCAACTTCTACTCTTTTACTTTGTGGGTTCTATTGAGATGGTCAATATTCTGATTGTCTTGATATCTTATGGATTCATTTTTATGGCCATTCTGAAGGTGCGTTCTGCTGAAGGAAGGCAAAAAGTGTTTTCCACGTGTGGCTCTCACCTAACTGGAGTATCAATTTACCATGGAACAATCCTCTTCACGTACTTGAGACCAAGTTCCAGCTATGCTTTGGACCATGACATGATAGTGTCTGTATTCTACACTATTGTGATTCCCATGCTGAATCCCATCatctacagtttgaggaacaaagatgtaaaagaagcaGTGAAAAAATTGTTTCAGAGAAATTGGTTCATAAACAAAGTACATTTTTAGCATTGTAAAACTAAAGTCCATATTTCTAAAGTTGAATCTAGAAAAGAAACtgtcttgttttttctgttaaagTGTCTATAGGTTCTAGAATATTTCCTAATAAAGCATTAATCAACCTTCCAAGGCAGAATTTTATAAGTTCAGATAAATTGCATCATTTATATGCCTATAGGATTATTTTCGAATTTACCTATGTTAAACATTCAATGATGGATATATATTGGTATGATTAGGATTTGTTTAAGTTGATCTTCACTTACTTATAATGATGATGTCCTGAGAACTCTATGACTTCACATATTCTCACATTGTTTATAGTAACtcttcagcaaacatttggaagttGATTTCCCATTCTGGAACCCCTGGGTAGGACCTGCCAAAGATTACTAGCCCCTTATGCCCCGACACACTCAGGTCTATCTAGGCCTTTGAATATGTCTTCTGTACCATTTTTTTTACACCATTTGGCTCAACACCATAAATGTTGATCCCATTATTACAGTTTTTCTTTGCTATCGTCCAATCACAAAAATTGATTAGACTCATTCTGCAACTACTGAGGGACTAGGTGGTAGCATTTATTGAGAGTATATGTAAGGCTCAGTAAAAATGAATGTATAGCTTGGAGAATAATCTACTACTGGCTACTCTGTGTGGTTGTttcaaaatctgaaaaaaaaaaaaaaactatcctatccttgtaaatattttaatgattttagtTCAATTACTAGCTCTTCCTTTATTCTCTATGAAGAACAACCCTGCATtggtcaatatgtaaaaaaaaaaaaaaaaaaaacttaatggaccgatgagaatggctcagggaatgAAAAAGATTCTACATTACCTCAACTCTCTCCTGATTATGCAGACTCctcatttaattatttgtttttatttcaatatttattttaaGATTCATTATAAGTAAAAATTATGCTTCATTTAGTAAAACTCATTTTCTTTCTATCAGTGTTGGTTACCTTGTGGCTCTACCATAACAAAATCGTTGGAACCTAGCAAGCAAAACAATGTTCCTACAAaagacaattctttttttttcttattgtgctttagatgaaggtttacagaccaacTAATATAcgtatagttttgtgacattagttggcAACCCTGCAagttgtcaacactctccccttctcaaccttgggttccccatttccattcgtttagttttcctgtcctctcctgccttctcacccttgcctctaggctggtgtgcccatttagtcttatatacTTGGTTGAAGTATAtacgcacttttttttttttttttacttgtttgaactatgtgtattattattatttttatgggcCTATAGGAGCTCTGATGATGCAGTGCttaagaactcagttgctaaccaaaaggttggtagtttgaatcaaccagtcactccttgaaaaccccatggggcagttctactctgtcctgtacggtcagtATGGTTTGCAATGGATTCgatgacttttttgtttgtttgtttcagggctAACTTTTGGCTTaaaatgaacctcaggagtgaattcagtactgagttaaaagggtttcttggagccatactcttgaggtttcttcagtctctgtcagaccagtacatctgatctttttttgtgagttagaatttgttctacatttttctccagctctgtccaggacgctCTATTGTGATTCTTTTCAGcacagtcagtggcggtagctggacaccatctagttgtactggactcagtctgttggaggctgtggtagttgtgggtcCAtttgtcttttggactaatctttccattatgttttttcttcatttttccttgcaccAGACTGGGTAGAACCAATGGtgtct is a window of Elephas maximus indicus isolate mEleMax1 chromosome 20, mEleMax1 primary haplotype, whole genome shotgun sequence DNA encoding:
- the LOC126063990 gene encoding olfactory receptor 5T1-like gives rise to the protein MSILLSTLDPYKIQLRNITEVTIFTLLGFTGDFELQVYLFLLFLAIYIFTLVGNLGLVLLVMADARLHNPMYYFLSVLSFLDACSSSVVTPKMLVNFLAENKAISFTGCATQMLLFITFGTTESFLLAAMAYDRYVAIYNPLLYSVNMSRRVYVSLIIASYLCGISHATLHTVATFSLSFCASNEIRHIFCDIPPLLAISCSDTLINQLLLFYFVGSIEMVNILIVLISYGFIFMAILKVRSAEGRQKVFSTCGSHLTGVSIYHGTILFTYLRPSSSYALDHDMIVSVFYTIVIPMLNPIIYSLRNKDVKEAVKKLFQRNWFINKVHF